In Streptomyces sp. NBC_01707, a genomic segment contains:
- a CDS encoding MFS transporter — MTTSQLEAQSPPGAARRQGRRGIALTVIAACQLMVVLDATIVNIALPHIQDALSFSTTDLSWVLSAYTLTFGGLLLLGGRAGDILGRRRVFISGILVFTLASLLGGLAQEPWQLLAARALQGVGGAIASPTSLALITTTFPEGPERNRAFGVFAAVSAGGGAIGLLTGGMLTEWLDWRWVFFVNVPIGVLIAVLAPMYINESERHPGRFDVSGALTSTLGMASLVYGFIRASEEGWRDSLTVSSFGAAVVLLAAFVLIEMRAKEPITPLRMFADRNRSGTYLIMLSLAAAMVGMFFFIVLFVQNVLDYSPIESGLAFLPVTVAIITGAGLSQRLLPVLGPKPFMITGSTLTGLGLFWQTFISSDSSYVSGVLGPMFLFGFGMGLNFVTLTLTAVSGVAQHEAGAASGLLNASQQVGGSLGLSILVTVFGTASRNEAEKQLPSFMAQATPEQKAKFAETHELPAPWGHEVLTHGISTAFTAAVAMAALALLTAVLVIRVRRSDLDALSGKASAGGPGA, encoded by the coding sequence GTGACAACCTCTCAGTTAGAAGCACAGAGTCCGCCGGGCGCGGCCCGACGGCAGGGGCGACGGGGGATCGCCCTCACGGTCATCGCCGCATGTCAATTGATGGTTGTGCTCGATGCCACGATCGTCAACATCGCGCTTCCGCATATCCAGGACGCGCTCAGCTTCTCCACCACCGATCTGTCCTGGGTCCTCAGCGCCTACACGCTCACCTTCGGTGGACTGCTGCTCCTCGGCGGCAGGGCCGGTGACATCCTCGGCCGACGCCGGGTCTTCATATCCGGAATCCTGGTCTTCACCCTTGCTTCCCTGCTGGGCGGACTGGCCCAGGAGCCCTGGCAACTGCTCGCGGCCCGGGCCCTCCAGGGCGTCGGCGGAGCCATCGCCTCACCGACGTCGCTCGCCCTGATCACCACCACGTTTCCCGAAGGCCCCGAGCGGAACCGCGCGTTCGGAGTCTTTGCCGCAGTTTCTGCGGGCGGCGGCGCGATCGGCCTGCTGACCGGCGGGATGCTCACCGAATGGCTCGACTGGCGTTGGGTCTTCTTCGTCAACGTACCGATCGGTGTGCTGATCGCGGTCCTGGCACCCATGTACATCAACGAGTCCGAGAGGCATCCCGGCCGCTTCGACGTCTCGGGCGCACTGACCTCGACCCTCGGCATGGCTTCGCTGGTGTACGGATTCATCCGGGCATCCGAGGAGGGCTGGCGGGACTCCCTCACCGTGAGTTCCTTCGGCGCCGCAGTGGTGCTCCTCGCCGCATTCGTACTCATCGAGATGCGGGCGAAGGAACCGATCACCCCGCTGCGGATGTTCGCCGACCGCAACCGGTCGGGGACGTACCTCATCATGCTCAGCCTGGCCGCCGCCATGGTCGGCATGTTCTTCTTCATCGTCCTGTTCGTACAGAACGTGCTGGACTACAGCCCCATCGAATCGGGTCTGGCCTTCCTGCCCGTGACAGTCGCCATCATCACGGGCGCAGGCCTGTCGCAGCGGCTGTTGCCGGTGCTCGGCCCCAAGCCGTTCATGATCACCGGTTCGACACTCACCGGACTCGGCCTCTTCTGGCAGACCTTCATCTCGTCCGACAGCTCCTATGTGAGCGGGGTGCTGGGGCCGATGTTCCTGTTCGGGTTCGGTATGGGCCTCAACTTCGTCACGCTGACCCTGACCGCTGTCTCCGGGGTCGCGCAGCACGAGGCCGGTGCGGCGTCCGGACTCCTCAATGCCAGCCAGCAGGTGGGTGGTTCGCTGGGGCTGTCCATCCTGGTGACGGTCTTCGGCACGGCGAGCCGCAACGAGGCGGAGAAGCAACTTCCGTCGTTCATGGCACAGGCGACGCCGGAACAGAAGGCGAAATTCGCCGAGACGCACGAGTTGCCCGCGCCCTGGGGACACGAGGTGCTCACGCACGGCATTTCGACGGCGTTCACGGCTGCGGTGGCGATGGCCGCACTCGCCCTGCTGACTGCGGTGCTGGTGATCCGGGTACGCCGGAGCGATCTGGATGCGTTGAGCGGCAAGGCGTCCGCGGGTGGCCCTGGAGCTTAG
- a CDS encoding DUF4153 domain-containing protein → MSDHTSESSRKPEAPESSRPGETATTPEPPAPSDSPGSSAAPSMPDSGDAVPVSPKSPANAQQGGQPQPPPNPWQSRQQQVGTVARLRPAPPVAIRNATLWSVAATALLSGLLLGDGLGPNLLIVAIPAALAAFFAAEAAGRRLRPWSAVWALGGLSLLIVPALRDAGWPTFLAVVSAVALGSLTLHGSRSWLGVFLGSVGLFSSAVEGVRWGGRGMRDRMAGSRGRWGVVFRSTAVAVVLLIVFGALFASADAAFADVLGNLMPDVSLGDGPWRFFLFVVGLVGALAAAYTAAAPIHWDRITVRAGKARGRLEWALPLVVLNLLFAVFIAIQLTVLLGGYDKVMAETDLSYSAYARQGFWQLLWATLLTLLVIALALRWAPRGETRDRTLVRIVLGTLCLLTLVVVASALRRMELYVDAYGLTRLRISVAAVELWLGVVLILILAAGVFGARLLPRAVAASAAVGVLVFGLVSPDGLIAEQNVQRYRNDHAIDIDYLRGLSADAVPALDTLPEPLRSCALGEIQRTLRVSDAPWYATSWGEARARDILENRSANALVTDCAGLGSGEDGGDRGDYEDGTYDPY, encoded by the coding sequence TGTCGCCGAAGAGCCCGGCGAACGCGCAGCAAGGAGGGCAACCGCAGCCGCCGCCCAACCCCTGGCAGAGCCGCCAGCAGCAGGTCGGCACGGTCGCGCGGCTGCGCCCGGCCCCGCCGGTCGCCATCCGCAACGCCACACTCTGGTCGGTCGCCGCGACCGCGCTCCTCAGCGGTCTGTTGCTGGGGGACGGTCTCGGCCCGAACCTGCTGATCGTCGCAATTCCTGCCGCGCTCGCGGCCTTCTTCGCTGCAGAGGCCGCGGGTCGACGGCTCCGCCCCTGGTCCGCAGTCTGGGCGCTGGGCGGTCTGTCGCTGCTCATCGTCCCGGCACTCCGGGACGCGGGCTGGCCCACGTTCCTCGCTGTGGTGTCAGCCGTCGCGCTGGGCTCGCTCACCCTGCACGGCAGCCGCAGCTGGCTCGGGGTGTTCCTCGGCTCGGTGGGCCTGTTCTCCTCCGCCGTCGAGGGAGTGCGATGGGGCGGCCGGGGCATGCGCGACCGGATGGCTGGTTCTCGCGGTCGATGGGGTGTCGTCTTCCGGTCCACCGCGGTAGCCGTTGTCCTGCTCATCGTCTTCGGAGCGCTGTTCGCGAGCGCGGATGCCGCGTTCGCCGATGTGCTCGGCAATTTGATGCCGGATGTGTCGCTGGGCGACGGCCCCTGGCGGTTCTTCCTCTTCGTGGTCGGTCTGGTCGGTGCGCTCGCTGCCGCGTACACGGCCGCCGCCCCCATCCACTGGGACCGCATCACCGTGCGGGCGGGCAAGGCCCGAGGCCGGCTGGAGTGGGCGCTTCCGCTCGTCGTGCTGAATTTGCTCTTCGCCGTCTTCATCGCCATCCAGCTCACCGTGTTGCTCGGCGGATACGACAAGGTGATGGCCGAGACCGATCTCAGCTACTCCGCATACGCCCGCCAGGGCTTCTGGCAGTTGTTGTGGGCGACGCTGCTCACCCTCCTCGTGATCGCGCTCGCCCTGCGCTGGGCCCCTCGCGGTGAAACGCGCGACCGAACTCTCGTGCGGATCGTCCTGGGCACGCTGTGTCTGCTCACCCTCGTGGTGGTGGCCTCCGCGCTGCGGCGCATGGAGCTGTACGTCGATGCGTACGGTCTGACCAGGCTGCGCATATCCGTGGCCGCGGTGGAGCTGTGGCTGGGCGTGGTGCTGATCCTGATCCTGGCGGCGGGCGTGTTCGGCGCCCGGCTGCTGCCGCGCGCCGTGGCGGCGAGCGCGGCCGTCGGTGTGCTCGTGTTCGGTCTGGTCTCGCCCGACGGGCTGATCGCGGAACAGAACGTTCAGCGCTACCGCAACGATCACGCGATCGACATCGACTACCTCCGTGGCCTCTCGGCCGACGCCGTACCGGCCCTCGACACACTGCCCGAACCGCTGCGCTCCTGCGCCCTCGGCGAGATCCAGCGCACGCTGCGCGTGTCCGACGCTCCCTGGTACGCAACCAGCTGGGGCGAGGCGCGGGCACGCGACATCCTGGAGAACCGGAGCGCGAACGCCCTCGTGACGGACTGCGCGGGCCTCGGAAGCGGTGAGGACGGCGGTGACCGGGGCGATTACGAAGACGGTACGTACGACCCGTACTGA